A stretch of Episyrphus balteatus chromosome 2, idEpiBalt1.1, whole genome shotgun sequence DNA encodes these proteins:
- the LOC129909995 gene encoding transmembrane protein 120 homolog produces the protein MNIDTLVQEWEELTAEYVELEECNRKYIDLLDQVQNYQQKCFNEIKHQRYRMGQISASIKECKAAQSEEEKDKVAELNKNTLKRKAQLHEIEQSLPRKSGFYLKIILGDVNVSILNRNDKVRYKDDYEKFKLILNVIGLIMAFLNLIFNYRALELAFIFLLVWYYCTLTIRESILKVNGSRIKGWWRAHHFISTVAAGVLLVWPQSEPWQLFRTQFLYFNAYISMVQYLQFGYQKGLLYRLKALGERHNMDITIEGFHSWMWRGLSFLIPFLVIGYIYQAYNAWKLYQLSFHPDATWQVPVLCVLFCILFLGNMTTVLLIVPQKLRERAKENYRLLSVGKSMKLEKKITDENATTNDGLSPVKEEAETPLATTPITTTTTTTITITTIPADETDKTK, from the exons aTGAATATTGACACACTTGTCCAAGAGTGGGAAGAACTCACCGCCGAATATGTTGAACTTGAG GAATGCAATCGAAAGTACATCGATTTGCTGGATCAAGTTCAGAATTATCAGCAAAAATGCTTTAATGAGATTAAGCATCAACGCTATCGGATGGGACAGATTTCAGCATCAATAAAAGA ATGCAAAGCAGCACAAAGCGAAGAGGAGAAGGACAAAGTCGCCGAACTCAACAAGAACACCCTCAAGCGGAAAGCCCAACTCCATGAAATCGAGCAGTCTTTACCAAGAAAATCCGGATTCTATTTAAAA ATTATCCTGGGCGATGTAAACGTATCAATACTGAACAGAAACGATAAAGTTCGCTACAAAGACGActatgaaaagtttaaattaatacTCAACGTAATAGGACTGATAATGGCGTttcttaatttaatattcaactACAG GGCTCTGGAATTAGCATTTATCTTCCTGCTGGTTTGGTATTATTGCACACTCACAATACGTGAGTCGATTTTGAAAGTGAACGGATCCCGGATTAAGGGCTGGTGGCGAGCACATCATTTCATTTCGACAGTTGCTGCCGGAGTGCTGCTGGTTTGGCCACAGAGCGAGCCATGGCAATTGTTCCGGACGCAATTCCTGTATTTCAATGCGTACATAA GCATGGTTCAATATTTACAATTCGGCTATCAGAAAGGATTGTTGTATCGCTTAAAGGCTCTTGGCGAACGTCACAACATGGACATCACCATCGAGGGCTTTCACTCGTGGATGTGGCGTGGATTGAGTTTTCTTATTCCCTTCCTCGTCATTGGTTACATTTACCAGGCCTACAACGCATGGAAGCTCTATCAGTTATCATTCCATCCGGATGCAACTTGGCAG GTTCCGGTGTTGTGTGTCCTCTTTTGCATACTCTTCCTGGGCAATATGACAACAGTGCTGCTGATTGTGCCACAGAAACTTAGAGAACGAGCAAAGGAGAACTATCGCCTACTCAGTGTGGGTAAATCAATGAAGTTGGAAAAGAAAATTACg gaTGAAAATGCTACTACAAATGACGGTTTGAGTCCTGTCAAGGAGGAAGCTGAAACCCCTTTAGCCACTACCCCAATCACAACCACCACTACTACAACCATTACCATAACTACCATCCCTGCCGATGAAACCGATAAAACTAAGTAA